From one Anoplolepis gracilipes chromosome 10, ASM4749672v1, whole genome shotgun sequence genomic stretch:
- the LOC140669911 gene encoding type 1 phosphatidylinositol 4,5-bisphosphate 4-phosphatase: protein MGDGKESERQPLLKNENVTYSSHSSDAIDETQSNVNTVSPIGPDELPPPYQSATQGGMPMVTCRVCQAMIDISGKRDQHVVKCCQCNEATPIRNAPPGKKYVRCPCNCLLICKSSSQRIACPRPNCKRIINLAPSPITPPVLSMPGMCRVGCAHCHDTFLFNTLNNALARCPHCRKISSVGPDFARGRGIVFIIVGIVALVIAIAVTVGTYKYVKTSGGIYVAYVGAFLLAILCLGRSIYYCTMKISLIEGPM, encoded by the exons ATGGGTGACGGCAAGGAAAGCGAGCGGCAGCCGCTGCTGAAGAATGAAAACGTCACGTACAGCTCGCACAGCAGCGATGCGATCG ACGAGACGCAGTCCAACGTCAACACCGTCTCGCCGATCGGCCCGGATGAATTACCGCCGCCGTATCAGTCCGCGACTCAGGGTGGCATGCCGATGGTTACCTGCAGAGTCTGTCAGGCGATGATAGATATATCAGGCAAGAGGGATCAGCACGTTGTTAAGTGCTGTCAATGTAACGAGGCCACG CCTATACGGAACGCTCCGCCTGGAAAGAAATATGTACGATGTCCGTGTAATTGTCTGCTAATATGCAAGAGCTCCTCACAACGTATTGCTTGTCCAAGGCCAAATTGTAAACGTATTATCAATCTAGCTCCGAGCCCCATCACACCACCGGTTCTGTCTATGCCAGGCATGTGCAGAGTAGGCTGCGCCCATTGCCATGATACATTCTTG tttaatacattaaataatgctTTGGCGCGATGTCCACATTGTCGTAAGATATCTTCAGTTGGTCCAGATTTTGCCAGAGGACGAGGAATTGTATTCATTATTGTTGGAATTGTAGCCTTAGTAATTGCTATAGCTGTAACG gTTGGGACCTACAAATACGTAAAGACGAGTGGTGGAATTTATGTTGCTTATGTCG GtgcatttttattggcaatttTGTGCTTGGGACGCagcatttattattgtacaatgAAAATCAGTTTGATAGAGGGTCCCATGTAG